One Paucidesulfovibrio longus DSM 6739 genomic window carries:
- a CDS encoding Mut7-C ubiquitin/RNAse domain-containing protein, whose protein sequence is MATRMEFRAVSEAVLRFRGDLPELLRRAHSDGEIRYPVTRRASIKDVAESLGVPHTEIHGLLLLTAAGAPREVGFGHALQPGEVLDISGPGGPVDAMRDGLLRPALPHGLRFVVDENAAGLVPLLRGLGLDTAYDRCWTDERIAEIAEAEGRVVLSRDRALLKRSCIAHGRLVRANLPDDQLREVLALYPIPSEAVRFSRCLRCNELLRPVEKAAILHRLEPRTKRYYHRFQMCPSCERIYWPGSHQERMLERYARLGLSFP, encoded by the coding sequence ATGGCGACCCGTATGGAGTTTCGAGCGGTTTCGGAGGCTGTGCTGCGGTTCCGCGGCGACCTGCCGGAACTCCTGCGCAGGGCGCACTCCGATGGCGAAATACGGTATCCCGTGACCCGCAGGGCGTCAATCAAGGACGTGGCCGAGAGCCTGGGCGTTCCGCATACCGAAATCCACGGATTGCTGCTTCTGACGGCAGCGGGAGCGCCGCGCGAGGTGGGGTTCGGCCATGCGTTGCAGCCGGGAGAAGTCCTGGATATCTCAGGGCCGGGCGGCCCCGTGGATGCCATGCGGGACGGACTCCTGCGCCCGGCGCTGCCGCACGGGCTGCGTTTCGTTGTGGACGAAAACGCGGCCGGGCTGGTGCCGCTGCTGCGCGGGCTGGGCCTGGACACGGCGTATGATCGCTGCTGGACGGACGAGCGCATCGCGGAGATCGCCGAGGCCGAGGGGCGCGTGGTTCTCAGCCGCGACCGCGCCCTGCTCAAGCGTTCGTGCATCGCGCACGGCAGGCTGGTGCGCGCAAACCTTCCGGACGACCAGTTGCGCGAAGTGCTCGCGCTCTATCCGATTCCATCGGAGGCGGTCCGTTTTTCGCGCTGCCTGCGCTGCAACGAGCTGCTGCGGCCCGTGGAAAAGGCGGCGATCCTGCATCGCCTGGAGCCGAGAACGAAGCGGTATTATCATAGATTTCAGATGTGTCCTTCGTGCGAGCGGATCTACTGGCCGGGCTCGCACCAGGAGCGCATGCTGGAGCGGTATGCGCGATTGGGGTTGTCTTTTCCCTGA
- a CDS encoding tetratricopeptide repeat protein — MSVTAKEIREDIARARAACQKGDLLRCLGCLRDAVDGLVGNKVFGREKFEIEALIVEALRDLNGLRTMQRVMPRGVHYVRGKERELHAKLSHLHAKLKEAIDRARLEKLRKRMLDLDESLLAAQVHLKKKEEMEARKLFRRAADQFAGQPGLLSDIGTRMLMGGLVQEAVEYLRKGLEENSRDERAHSSLIMCYEVLGQMDKVEEAIKNAIRMLGPREDLYIRLGKVALSRRNWSTVLNVAEAVLKKNPLNVEARKLRNQVRPKIYGKGAASGAAGAEAPKPAPAKPKKSIKLDM, encoded by the coding sequence ATGTCCGTGACGGCCAAGGAAATACGCGAAGACATCGCCCGCGCGCGGGCCGCCTGTCAGAAAGGCGACCTGTTGCGCTGTCTCGGCTGCCTGCGCGACGCAGTGGACGGGCTCGTGGGCAACAAGGTCTTCGGGCGCGAGAAGTTCGAGATCGAGGCGCTGATCGTGGAAGCCCTGCGCGACCTCAACGGCCTGCGCACCATGCAGCGCGTCATGCCGCGCGGCGTGCACTACGTGCGCGGCAAGGAGCGGGAGCTGCACGCGAAGCTCTCGCACCTGCACGCGAAGCTCAAGGAAGCCATCGACCGCGCCCGGCTGGAAAAGCTGCGCAAGCGCATGCTCGACCTGGACGAGAGCCTGCTCGCGGCCCAGGTGCACCTGAAGAAGAAAGAGGAAATGGAGGCGCGCAAGCTCTTCCGGCGCGCGGCGGACCAGTTCGCGGGTCAGCCCGGCCTGCTTTCGGACATAGGAACGCGCATGCTCATGGGCGGCCTCGTGCAGGAGGCCGTGGAATACCTGCGCAAGGGCCTGGAGGAAAACTCCCGCGACGAGCGCGCCCACAGTTCCCTGATCATGTGCTACGAGGTGCTCGGCCAGATGGACAAGGTCGAGGAAGCCATCAAGAACGCCATCCGCATGCTCGGCCCGCGCGAGGATCTCTACATTCGTCTGGGCAAGGTGGCGCTTTCGCGCCGCAACTGGTCCACGGTCCTGAACGTGGCCGAGGCCGTGCTCAAGAAAAATCCGCTGAACGTGGAGGCGCGCAAGCTCCGCAACCAGGTCCGCCCGAAAATTTACGGAAAGGGCGCGGCGTCCGGAGCCGCCGGGGCCGAAGCTCCGAAGCCCGCTCCGGCCAAGCCCAAGAAATCCATCAAGCTCGACATGTAG
- the rsgA gene encoding ribosome small subunit-dependent GTPase A → MSFHDLIDLGWSSFYSASFDSLNSCGLLPARVARAERERYLLLHEQGMSQAVLAGRLRHEALAPGQLPVVGDWVAARTGSAPGANETAGPQRGAARIEAVLPRRTLLARLDPSHGNARQALAANADLVLLAAGLDHDFNPRRLERGAALAREAGAEPVVVLTKADLRPDRRRELARVMAAVPGAHVLSLSSHTGEGLDELRALLAPGVTAVLLGSSGAGKSTLVNRLLGCERQRTIEVREADSRGRHATTHRELFLLPGGGLLIDTPGLRAFGLTGGDGVEDLFADVERFAVRCRFQDCRHEAEPGCGVKEAVERGDLDAERYRSFLKLRREAERLERSRASTPDLEAKQREKKLSRLQKRFTKTHSKG, encoded by the coding sequence ATGTCGTTTCACGACCTCATCGACCTTGGCTGGTCGTCTTTCTATTCTGCGTCATTCGATTCCCTGAACAGCTGCGGACTGCTGCCCGCGCGCGTGGCGCGCGCCGAGCGGGAGCGCTATCTTCTCCTGCACGAGCAAGGCATGTCGCAGGCCGTGCTCGCGGGCAGGCTGCGGCATGAAGCCCTCGCCCCCGGCCAATTGCCCGTGGTGGGCGACTGGGTCGCCGCGCGCACGGGCAGCGCACCCGGCGCGAACGAAACAGCCGGGCCGCAGCGCGGCGCGGCGCGGATCGAGGCAGTGCTGCCCCGGCGCACCCTGCTCGCTCGGCTCGACCCTTCCCACGGAAACGCGCGCCAGGCCCTGGCGGCCAATGCCGATCTCGTGCTGCTCGCCGCCGGACTGGACCACGACTTCAACCCGCGCCGCCTGGAACGGGGTGCGGCGCTGGCGCGAGAGGCAGGAGCCGAACCCGTGGTCGTCCTGACCAAGGCCGATCTGCGGCCGGACCGCCGCCGCGAGCTGGCGCGGGTCATGGCTGCCGTTCCCGGCGCGCACGTCCTCTCGCTCAGCTCGCATACCGGGGAAGGGCTCGACGAACTGCGCGCGCTGCTTGCTCCGGGGGTCACGGCGGTCCTGCTCGGCTCTTCCGGCGCGGGAAAATCCACGCTCGTAAACCGGCTGCTCGGCTGCGAGCGCCAGCGCACCATCGAGGTGCGCGAAGCCGACTCGCGCGGACGGCACGCCACCACCCACCGCGAGCTGTTCCTGCTGCCCGGCGGCGGGCTGCTCATCGACACGCCCGGCCTGCGCGCCTTCGGGCTCACGGGCGGCGACGGCGTGGAAGACCTCTTCGCGGACGTGGAACGCTTCGCCGTCCGCTGCCGCTTTCAGGACTGCCGCCACGAAGCCGAGCCCGGCTGCGGCGTCAAGGAGGCCGTGGAGCGCGGCGACCTGGACGCGGAACGCTACCGCTCCTTCCTCAAGCTGCGCCGCGAGGCCGAACGCTTGGAGCGTTCCCGGGCCAGCACCCCGGACCTGGAAGCGAAACAACGGGAAAAAAAACTGAGCAGGCTGCAAAAGCGGTTCACGAAGACTCATTCCAAAGGCTGA
- a CDS encoding NHL repeat-containing protein has protein sequence MNRLSEQAARGQKGMNSGIHTEQGARQKRNALRPSRGRGFFRSLPAILSVSVLALVCASAAALAGGAGPKAVPAPERTSLRGLARPAALAFDRRGNLYVAEQGETRGAGRIILRTPDNETILIADGLDSPAALAVDQNGGLLVALRGSGEILRIHKNGKRTVLARGLDRPATLALDRDGGIWVACGDGSLHRVERPQPSPPAR, from the coding sequence ATGAACCGTCTTTCCGAACAAGCAGCGCGCGGGCAAAAGGGAATGAACAGCGGGATCCATACGGAACAGGGCGCGCGGCAGAAGCGAAACGCCCTGCGGCCAAGCCGGGGACGCGGCTTCTTCCGCAGCCTGCCCGCCATTCTTTCTGTCTCCGTGCTGGCCCTTGTTTGCGCATCGGCGGCCGCTCTTGCCGGGGGAGCGGGACCAAAGGCCGTTCCCGCTCCTGAACGCACGAGCCTGCGCGGCCTTGCGCGGCCTGCGGCCCTGGCCTTCGACAGGCGCGGCAATCTCTACGTCGCGGAGCAGGGCGAAACGCGGGGCGCGGGACGGATAATCCTGCGCACCCCGGACAACGAGACCATTCTCATCGCGGACGGACTCGACTCTCCCGCCGCCCTGGCCGTGGACCAGAACGGCGGCCTGCTGGTGGCGCTTCGCGGTTCCGGCGAAATCCTGCGCATTCACAAGAACGGCAAGCGCACGGTCTTGGCGCGCGGCCTGGACCGTCCGGCAACCCTGGCGCTGGACCGCGACGGGGGCATCTGGGTCGCCTGCGGAGACGGCAGCCTGCACCGCGTGGAACGCCCGCAACCCTCTCCTCCCGCGCGGTGA
- a CDS encoding LysR substrate-binding domain-containing protein, whose translation MELRQLRYFQAVAEELHFGRAAERVHIAQPPLSQQIKRLEEELGVPLLRRSSRKVELTPEGARFLDSVREILERVEGAAHAVRAMARGEEGRLRVGFVGAASDTPFPDAVRDYREKYPAVHLVLRDMCTLRQLEELRRGEIDVGVIRLFGQNLRGYRHETLLREQYVLAMPRNHVLAKLKRVPLEALDGIPLVLYPRSSQPALYDTIMTRLREQGVRPVIAQTASTKQTMSALVAAGMGVAFLHGSAGRMPHSGVEYRPLVGEFPDVELVMAWRPENDTVLVQRFLEALRRRVHSETAPGR comes from the coding sequence ATGGAGCTACGACAATTGCGCTATTTTCAGGCCGTGGCCGAGGAGCTGCACTTCGGGCGTGCCGCCGAGCGCGTGCATATCGCCCAGCCGCCGCTCTCGCAGCAGATCAAGCGGCTGGAGGAAGAGCTGGGCGTGCCCCTGCTTCGGCGCAGCAGCCGCAAGGTGGAGCTGACCCCGGAGGGAGCGCGTTTTCTGGACTCGGTGCGTGAAATACTCGAGCGGGTGGAAGGGGCGGCGCACGCGGTGCGGGCCATGGCGCGCGGCGAGGAGGGACGTCTGCGCGTGGGCTTCGTGGGGGCTGCCTCGGACACGCCGTTTCCGGATGCCGTTCGCGACTATCGAGAAAAATATCCGGCTGTTCACCTCGTGCTTCGCGACATGTGCACCCTGCGGCAGCTCGAAGAGCTGCGGCGCGGGGAGATCGACGTGGGGGTGATCCGGCTGTTCGGGCAAAACCTGCGCGGCTACCGCCACGAGACGCTGCTGCGGGAACAGTACGTGCTGGCCATGCCTCGGAACCATGTTCTGGCGAAGCTGAAACGCGTTCCCCTGGAGGCCCTGGACGGCATCCCGTTGGTGCTCTATCCCCGCTCCTCCCAGCCCGCGCTCTACGATACGATCATGACCCGCCTGCGCGAGCAGGGAGTGCGGCCCGTCATCGCCCAGACGGCGAGCACGAAGCAGACCATGAGCGCGCTGGTGGCCGCAGGCATGGGGGTCGCCTTTCTCCACGGCTCCGCCGGGAGGATGCCGCACTCCGGCGTGGAATATCGGCCCCTTGTCGGCGAGTTCCCGGATGTGGAGCTGGTCATGGCCTGGCGACCGGAAAACGACACCGTTCTGGTACAGCGTTTTCTCGAGGCGCTGCGCCGCCGGGTCCATTCCGAGACGGCACCTGGGCGCTGA
- a CDS encoding basic amino acid ABC transporter substrate-binding protein, translating to MNKVVSIVLAACLVLSAGLASASTWAQIKEKGVITVGNAPDYPPFESIDDKGERVGFDIDLVRAVAKRMGLKVEFVTLGFEVIVTAVQSGQVDLGVSGMSINDERKQFVNFTDPYFTAGQVVVTTPESGIKTLADLKGKRVSAPVGTTSYAAAEKLEGIELTAPEDYNMSFALLKGGGCDAAVADIPVAEEYVKQGGFTIVGEPLTFEEFAMIANKDNADFIVELNKALAEVKASGEHEALMKKWGLK from the coding sequence ATGAACAAGGTCGTCTCCATCGTCCTGGCCGCTTGTCTGGTGCTTTCCGCCGGACTGGCCTCGGCGTCCACCTGGGCCCAGATCAAGGAAAAAGGCGTAATCACCGTGGGCAACGCCCCGGACTATCCCCCCTTCGAGTCCATCGACGACAAGGGCGAGCGCGTCGGCTTCGACATCGATCTGGTCCGGGCCGTGGCCAAGCGCATGGGCCTCAAGGTCGAGTTCGTGACCCTGGGCTTCGAGGTCATCGTCACCGCCGTGCAGAGCGGCCAGGTGGACCTGGGCGTTTCCGGCATGAGCATCAACGACGAGCGCAAGCAGTTCGTCAACTTCACCGATCCGTATTTCACCGCCGGTCAGGTCGTGGTCACCACCCCTGAATCGGGCATCAAGACCCTGGCCGATCTCAAGGGCAAGCGCGTTTCCGCTCCCGTGGGCACCACGAGCTACGCCGCGGCCGAGAAGCTGGAAGGCATCGAGCTGACCGCGCCCGAAGACTACAACATGTCCTTCGCGCTGCTCAAGGGCGGCGGATGCGACGCGGCCGTGGCCGACATCCCCGTGGCCGAGGAATACGTCAAGCAGGGCGGCTTCACCATCGTGGGCGAGCCCCTGACCTTCGAGGAATTCGCCATGATCGCCAACAAGGACAACGCGGACTTCATCGTCGAGCTGAACAAGGCCCTGGCCGAGGTCAAGGCGTCCGGCGAGCACGAGGCGCTGATGAAGAAGTGGGGCCTGAAGTAG
- a CDS encoding amino acid ABC transporter permease — translation MDFSLVWKHNALMFKGMLTTLECTGGAISMGLVLGIVAGIAIISEKRLTRWIADAYVQIIRGTPLLLQIFFFYLGGPQIYRAITGDSISPDPLITGILALGVNSGAYTAEIIRAGIQSIGKGQTEAAMSSGLTRNQTMIYIILPQALRRMIPPLFNELIVLLKDSSLISTIGVADLMFSAKLLGSKYYNYVPFLLGAACVYLVLTISFSRVMKYLENRWPVRL, via the coding sequence GTGGATTTTTCGCTCGTCTGGAAACACAACGCCCTGATGTTCAAGGGCATGCTCACGACCCTGGAATGCACGGGCGGGGCCATCAGCATGGGGCTTGTCCTGGGCATCGTCGCGGGCATCGCGATCATCTCGGAAAAGCGGCTGACCCGCTGGATCGCCGACGCCTACGTGCAGATCATCCGCGGCACGCCGCTCCTGCTGCAAATATTTTTCTTCTACCTCGGCGGCCCGCAGATCTACCGCGCCATCACCGGGGACTCCATCTCGCCGGACCCCTTGATCACGGGCATTCTGGCCCTGGGCGTGAACAGCGGGGCCTACACGGCCGAGATCATCCGCGCGGGCATCCAGTCCATCGGCAAGGGCCAGACCGAGGCCGCCATGTCTTCCGGCCTGACCCGCAACCAGACCATGATCTACATCATCCTGCCCCAGGCCCTGCGCCGCATGATTCCGCCGCTCTTCAACGAACTGATCGTGCTGCTCAAGGACTCCTCGCTGATCTCCACCATCGGCGTGGCCGACCTGATGTTCTCGGCCAAGCTGCTCGGCTCCAAGTATTACAACTACGTGCCCTTCCTGCTCGGCGCGGCCTGCGTCTACCTCGTGCTGACCATCAGCTTCTCCCGCGTGATGAAGTACCTGGAAAACCGCTGGCCCGTGCGGCTCTAG
- a CDS encoding PPC domain-containing DNA-binding protein: MESKQFGTRILVRLDPGDEVVASVMRACEEYGVKLGMVSGIGAVGRAVIGLFRTDTKVYIKSELKGAFEIVSLLGNVSTMDGKTYLHLHANLADEKHQCFGGHLNEADVSATAEIWIDAVEGGIDRYFDEKIGLNLIKF, translated from the coding sequence ATGGAAAGCAAACAATTCGGCACCCGGATACTGGTCCGGCTCGATCCCGGCGACGAGGTGGTCGCCTCGGTCATGCGGGCCTGCGAAGAATACGGCGTGAAGCTCGGCATGGTCAGCGGCATCGGCGCGGTGGGCCGCGCCGTCATCGGCCTGTTCCGCACGGACACCAAGGTCTACATCAAGAGCGAGCTCAAGGGCGCGTTCGAGATCGTTTCCCTGCTCGGCAACGTCAGCACCATGGACGGCAAGACCTACCTGCACCTGCACGCCAACCTCGCGGACGAGAAGCACCAGTGCTTCGGCGGCCACCTCAATGAGGCGGACGTCAGCGCCACCGCCGAAATCTGGATCGACGCGGTGGAAGGCGGCATCGACCGCTACTTCGACGAGAAGATCGGCCTGAACCTGATCAAGTTCTAG
- the groL gene encoding chaperonin GroEL (60 kDa chaperone family; promotes refolding of misfolded polypeptides especially under stressful conditions; forms two stacked rings of heptamers to form a barrel-shaped 14mer; ends can be capped by GroES; misfolded proteins enter the barrel where they are refolded when GroES binds) has translation MAKDILFDAKARERLKAGVDKLANAVKVTLGPKGRNVVIEKSFGSPIITKDGVTVAKEIELEDKFENMGAQMVKEVASKTSDIAGDGTTTATILAQAIFKEGVKLVAAGRNPMAIKRGIDKAVEAIVKELDAVAKPTRDQKEIAQVGTISANNDATIGNIIAEAMNKVGKEGVITVEEAKGLETTLDVVEGMQFDRGYLSPYFVNNPEKMSCEFEDPFILLHEKKISNMKDLLPVLEQTAKMSKPLLIIAEDIEGEALATLVVNRLRGTLNIAAVKAPGFGERRKAMLQDIATLTGGQLVTEDLGIKLENVTVADLGTAKRVVLDKENTTIVGGAGKSEDIKARVKQIQNEIKETSSDYDREKLQERLAKLVGGVAVINVGAATETEMKEKKARVEDALNATRAAVEEGIVPGGGVPLARASQILDGLKLAEDDEAAGVAIISRAVEEPLRQISANAGFEGSVVVEKVKGGKDGFGFNAATGEYEDLIKAGVIDPKKVTRIALQNAASVAGLLLTTECAIAEKPKDESAAPAMPGGMGGMGGMGGMY, from the coding sequence ATGGCCAAAGACATTCTTTTCGACGCCAAAGCCCGCGAACGCCTGAAGGCGGGCGTGGACAAGCTCGCCAACGCCGTCAAAGTGACCCTCGGCCCCAAGGGCCGCAACGTGGTCATCGAGAAATCCTTCGGTTCCCCGATCATCACCAAGGACGGCGTCACCGTCGCCAAGGAAATTGAGCTCGAGGACAAGTTCGAGAACATGGGCGCCCAGATGGTCAAGGAAGTCGCCTCCAAGACCTCCGACATCGCGGGCGACGGCACCACCACCGCCACCATCCTGGCCCAGGCCATCTTCAAGGAAGGCGTCAAGCTCGTGGCCGCCGGCCGCAACCCCATGGCCATCAAGCGCGGCATCGACAAGGCCGTGGAAGCCATCGTCAAGGAACTGGACGCCGTGGCCAAGCCCACCCGCGACCAGAAGGAAATCGCCCAGGTCGGCACCATTTCCGCCAACAACGACGCCACCATCGGCAACATCATCGCCGAGGCCATGAACAAGGTCGGCAAGGAAGGCGTGATCACGGTCGAGGAGGCCAAGGGCCTGGAGACCACTCTGGATGTCGTCGAAGGCATGCAGTTCGATCGCGGCTACCTCTCCCCCTACTTCGTGAACAACCCGGAGAAGATGTCCTGCGAGTTCGAGGATCCGTTCATCCTCCTGCACGAGAAGAAAATCTCCAACATGAAGGATCTGCTGCCCGTCCTGGAGCAGACCGCCAAGATGAGCAAGCCCCTGCTGATCATCGCCGAGGACATCGAGGGCGAGGCCCTGGCCACCCTGGTCGTCAACCGTCTGCGCGGCACCCTGAACATCGCCGCGGTCAAGGCTCCCGGCTTCGGCGAGCGCCGCAAGGCCATGCTCCAGGACATCGCGACCCTCACCGGCGGCCAGCTCGTCACCGAGGACCTGGGCATCAAGCTTGAGAACGTCACTGTCGCCGACCTCGGCACCGCCAAGCGCGTCGTGCTCGACAAGGAGAACACCACCATCGTGGGCGGCGCCGGAAAGTCCGAGGACATCAAGGCCCGCGTGAAGCAGATCCAGAACGAGATCAAGGAAACCTCCTCCGACTACGACCGCGAGAAGCTCCAGGAACGCCTGGCCAAGCTCGTGGGCGGCGTGGCCGTCATCAATGTCGGCGCTGCCACCGAGACCGAGATGAAGGAGAAGAAGGCCCGCGTCGAGGACGCCCTGAACGCCACCCGCGCGGCCGTCGAAGAGGGCATCGTGCCCGGCGGCGGCGTGCCCCTGGCCCGTGCCTCCCAGATCCTGGACGGCCTGAAGCTGGCCGAGGACGACGAGGCCGCCGGCGTCGCAATCATCTCCCGCGCCGTGGAAGAGCCCCTGCGCCAGATCTCCGCGAACGCCGGCTTCGAAGGCTCCGTGGTCGTGGAGAAGGTCAAGGGCGGCAAGGACGGCTTCGGCTTCAACGCCGCCACCGGCGAGTACGAAGACCTGATCAAGGCGGGCGTCATCGACCCGAAGAAGGTCACCCGCATCGCCCTGCAGAACGCCGCTTCCGTGGCCGGTCTGCTGCTGACCACCGAGTGCGCCATCGCCGAGAAGCCCAAGGACGAGTCCGCTGCTCCGGCCATGCCCGGCGGCATGGGCGGAATGGGCGGAATGGGCGGCATGTACTAG
- the groES gene encoding co-chaperone GroES yields MKLKPLSDRVLVKRLEMEERTAGGIIIPDSAKEKPMRGEVVAAGPGKAGDDGKVVPMTVKAGDVVLFAKYAGTEIKLDGEEHLVMREEDILAIVE; encoded by the coding sequence ATGAAGCTGAAGCCCTTGAGCGACCGAGTGCTGGTGAAGCGCCTCGAGATGGAAGAGAGAACTGCGGGAGGCATCATCATTCCCGATTCCGCCAAGGAAAAGCCCATGCGCGGCGAGGTTGTCGCCGCTGGTCCCGGCAAGGCCGGCGACGACGGCAAGGTCGTGCCCATGACCGTGAAAGCCGGCGATGTGGTTCTCTTCGCCAAGTATGCAGGCACCGAAATCAAGCTGGACGGCGAAGAGCATCTGGTCATGCGCGAGGAAGACATCCTCGCCATCGTCGAGTAA
- a CDS encoding peptide arginase family protein — protein MTDAHWLIPFTGRADSAALHMNFLWNDGNAYVMDNHRAALWCWSRHMAPGRSYGLLHVDQHYDAVLSRRDLAHLGGRGLLDFSLDGYLDEALETDFLTSTPLFRWDNYIGLLMGARPELVHDWAFATHGKGLRPDAVEIFEMQPWQLPLLDLTQGGPWLVNLDVDYFFFRGPDAEMRPLFSEEYVRAVAAPVVRAHEAGQLACLTVSLSPECCGGWTPAEKLAEMLCAELGLDFRLF, from the coding sequence ATGACCGATGCCCACTGGCTGATCCCCTTCACCGGCCGGGCCGATTCCGCGGCCCTGCACATGAATTTCCTCTGGAACGACGGCAACGCCTACGTCATGGACAACCACCGGGCCGCGCTCTGGTGCTGGTCCCGGCACATGGCCCCCGGCCGGAGCTACGGCCTGCTGCACGTGGACCAGCATTACGATGCGGTGCTCTCCCGGCGCGACCTCGCGCATCTCGGCGGGCGCGGCCTCCTGGATTTCAGCCTCGACGGCTATCTGGACGAAGCCCTGGAAACGGACTTTCTGACCAGCACGCCCCTGTTCCGCTGGGACAACTACATCGGGCTGCTCATGGGCGCGCGGCCGGAGCTTGTCCACGACTGGGCCTTTGCCACGCACGGAAAAGGGCTGCGCCCCGACGCGGTGGAAATCTTCGAGATGCAGCCCTGGCAGCTGCCCCTGCTGGACCTGACCCAGGGCGGTCCCTGGCTGGTCAACCTGGACGTGGATTATTTCTTCTTCCGCGGGCCGGACGCGGAAATGCGCCCCCTGTTTTCCGAGGAATACGTCCGGGCCGTGGCCGCCCCGGTGGTCCGCGCGCACGAGGCCGGGCAGCTCGCCTGCCTGACAGTGAGCCTTTCCCCGGAGTGCTGCGGCGGCTGGACGCCCGCCGAGAAGCTCGCGGAGATGCTCTGCGCCGAGCTTGGACTCGATTTTCGCTTATTTTGA
- the malQ gene encoding 4-alpha-glucanotransferase, whose translation MKRTSGLLLHLTSLPSRFGVGDLGPEAERFAAFLARAGQRQWQILPLAPSSSFVGDSPYAGFSAFGGEPLLISPELLREEGLLDASELDKAAAAPGRSVNYALARAAKNDLLRRAFARAEHGLLDDADFNGFLAANGHWANDLALFLACKEHHAQAAWYDWPAPLRDRRDEALREYGEKLAREILFHKFCQHRFFRQWGRLRARLAEHGVELVGDVPIYVTHDSPDVWCNRALFKLDAEGRRTCVAGVPPDYFSKTGQRWGNPVFDWDANQAQDFAWWTARLLHHFGLHDQVRLDHFRGFAAYWEIPAEERTAVRGRWVPAPGSALLRTLRKRTGNPARLPILAENLGIITPDVEELRREFDLPGMHVLQFGFSPGAARTPNAPFRHEPLGAVYTGTHDNNTTRGWFEQELDAQGKKRLERFVGSRVSAADAPAALLRLALASPAAQALVPAQDVLGLGPEARMNVPGLAEGNWSWRLLPGELHPSDEAALADRLAEETIFYGRTGEDLELGEYSPRHD comes from the coding sequence ATGAAACGCACCAGCGGCCTGCTTCTGCATCTGACCTCGCTGCCCTCGCGCTTCGGCGTGGGCGACCTCGGCCCGGAGGCCGAGCGTTTCGCCGCGTTCCTGGCCCGGGCCGGGCAGCGCCAATGGCAGATCCTGCCGCTCGCGCCCAGCTCTTCCTTTGTGGGCGACTCGCCCTATGCCGGCTTTTCCGCCTTCGGCGGCGAGCCGCTGCTGATCAGCCCGGAACTGCTGCGGGAGGAGGGCCTGCTCGACGCCTCGGAACTGGACAAGGCAGCGGCCGCGCCCGGCCGGAGCGTGAACTACGCCCTGGCCAGGGCCGCCAAGAACGACCTGCTGCGCCGCGCCTTTGCCCGCGCCGAGCACGGCCTCCTGGACGACGCGGACTTCAACGGCTTTCTCGCGGCGAACGGCCACTGGGCCAACGATCTGGCCCTGTTCCTGGCCTGCAAGGAGCACCACGCCCAGGCCGCATGGTACGACTGGCCCGCCCCCCTGCGCGACCGCCGGGATGAGGCCCTGCGCGAATACGGCGAAAAGCTGGCCCGCGAAATCCTCTTCCACAAATTCTGCCAGCACCGCTTCTTCCGGCAGTGGGGGCGGCTGCGCGCCCGGCTGGCCGAGCACGGCGTCGAACTCGTGGGCGACGTGCCCATCTACGTGACCCACGACAGCCCGGACGTCTGGTGCAACCGCGCCCTTTTCAAGCTCGACGCCGAGGGCCGCCGCACCTGCGTGGCGGGCGTGCCGCCGGACTACTTTTCCAAAACCGGGCAGCGCTGGGGCAACCCGGTCTTCGACTGGGACGCGAACCAGGCCCAGGACTTCGCCTGGTGGACGGCCCGGCTGCTGCACCATTTCGGACTGCACGACCAGGTCCGCCTCGACCATTTCCGGGGCTTCGCCGCCTACTGGGAAATCCCCGCCGAGGAGCGCACCGCCGTGCGCGGACGCTGGGTTCCCGCGCCGGGAAGCGCCCTGCTGCGGACCCTGCGCAAGCGTACGGGAAACCCGGCCCGGCTGCCCATCCTGGCCGAGAACCTCGGCATCATCACCCCGGACGTGGAAGAGCTTCGCCGCGAGTTCGACCTGCCCGGCATGCACGTGCTCCAGTTCGGATTCAGCCCCGGAGCCGCCCGCACGCCCAACGCGCCCTTCCGCCACGAGCCCCTGGGCGCGGTCTATACCGGAACCCACGACAACAACACGACGCGGGGCTGGTTCGAGCAGGAGCTGGACGCCCAGGGCAAAAAACGCCTGGAACGCTTCGTCGGCTCCCGCGTGAGCGCGGCGGACGCGCCCGCGGCCCTGCTCCGGCTGGCCCTGGCCAGCCCGGCGGCCCAGGCCCTCGTCCCGGCGCAGGACGTGCTCGGCCTCGGCCCCGAAGCGCGCATGAACGTCCCCGGATTGGCCGAGGGCAACTGGTCCTGGCGTCTGCTGCCCGGCGAGCTGCACCCCTCGGACGAGGCGGCCCTGGCCGACAGGCTGGCCGAGGAAACGATCTTCTACGGCCGCACCGGGGAAGACCTGGAACTGGGCGAATATTCGCCCCGGCACGACTAG